The DNA sequence ttgtattacattgaatcatcactataggtattcattccactcaaaacaaaattcttaaaaatatttaaaaaaaaaaaattcttaaaaaaatattacaaatatgtgtgtaagtgtaggtgtgtgtatgtgtaagtgtagctgtgtgggtatgtaagtgtagctgtgtgggtatgtgtaagtgtagctgtatgtgtaagtgtagctgtgtgggtatgtaaggcaaatgtcagccttatgaacggaggtaccgtgggacttgcccttcacatgtacgggagtccgctcaatggaaatgcgatgtcaagttccgatgtcaagttcctgtcagcggctagacagatgttaccagtgtttaccagtgttgccaggggcatgataacatcctccactggaggttgggtggtgctgctgtgaataaggccgactatgggtgccgatgggcggacggtaaagcaccgcaaagtagaccccctttaagtgtagccaggggcacgagaaaaatcctccatggaggttgggtggtgctgctgtgaataaggccgactatgggtgccgatgggcggacggtaaagcaccgcaaagtagaccccctttaagtgtagccaggggcacgagaaaaatcctccatggaggttgggtggtgctgctgtgaataaggctgactatgggtgccgatgggcggacggtaaagcaccgcaaagtagaccccctttaagtgtagccaggggcacgagaaaaatcctccatggaggttgggtggtgctgctgtgaataaggccgactatgggtgccgatgggcggacggtaaagcaccgcaaagtagaccccctttaagtgtaaccagggtcaccctgcatgcgtcgtcaaatgtgattgaaatggacagattcctgtacatttcaatcacttttaatgggagtcgtcagtatatggagcttaacccataattcccggacgttccaggccgaatttggaagctcatatgcggcctgccatgcgcctccacccgtggaaagcaaaataaagtaaagaaaacggtcaattatatgttaaaataatcaaaaatgaagtttttgaaaattctcgaaaaacggctaagtgccaacgggggagggggtcaagtcttcggcgcttcggaacgaagccccggagacttttgcactcccccgttgcaatttacaacggagaggggaaacgagagctcccctcctccgtccaaaaaattcattcatcttttccaagctaccatctgcacgaaatcggaaacccggtttttgagagcacttagaaaaaaacgagctattttcacatgatggggaaatcatggaggaatgtatccgcctcatgagcactttggatcggatgaaattgttgcctggaggacccccaatcatggttctcacaaaactttaagttttcaaactggtctctggaggaatgcaaggggagttgtcaggggactctacccgcctcaagaggcactattttgggatacattttatccattttcacccctttttatggttcttccaaaaagttaacttagactttttccgactctggagaaaggtagggggagttgtcaggggactctacccgccttttggaacactattttgggatacaatttatccattttcacccttttctctggttcttccaaaagttgacttaaactttttcccaccctggagaaaggtatggggagttgtcaggggactctacccgccttatggaacactattttggggtacttttttcccattttcaccccttttctctggttctctggttgtggcggcctcgccctggccgtccaccctctgggtacctgactcccctgcctcctccggggggcagttgagaggggttcaatgcctccccggaggatactgttatcccggcaacccgccagcagatgaaaagacccacccctccgcctctccacctcttctgagggacgagggaaccgcgcgggggtctgctggaggctactgccgggtgctccgtcctgcgcctcaccgggaccctgactccagcgcggtgtggcggtctcgccctggccgtccactctctgggtacctgactcccctgcctcctccggggggcagttgagagggtttcaatgcctccccggagaatactgttatcccggcaacccgccagcagatgaaaagacccacccctccgcctctccacctcttctgagggacgagggaaccgcgcgggggtctgctggaggctactgccgggtgctccgtcctgcgcttcaccgggaccctgactccagcgcggtgtggcggcctcgccctggccgtccaccgtgcgccctctgggtcgtacctgaaactgtcgggtatcctttgggagaatcagactctggaggaacgtgaggggagattacagggatctctgcccgcctaacgagtgcctaaatgggacaccgcaccatgatgcaaatgaaaacaaacactgatttgaaaataagctgagtgcgtctttcgtgagtcttttcacgcttcctttttttttacccacgattctggtgacatttcccggtaccgaaatgctcaagaatacaggtcggatggcggtccgttgtccgatctgcaatagctcctaccgtgccctgagcaaccacctacagaggaaccatggtgtgcgtaacttggatgaaagaaaaattctgctgttgttggccaacggacggaccaacattaggctccatccctgtaccattctgggatgcgagtaccgcggcacaaggctggatcgccacttggccagagaccatgttgagctggcccgggaggaactacatgtgtttcaaaatcaaatgaaaatgacagtggccaagaaggagctttatgaactccgaatgacaaaccccacaatagaaatgattaccgcttgggctgttgacacggtggcagacgacgatatactgtcacaacctccacccttgtccccggtgaatgaatgtgacaacccggactgcaaagaatggaggctggaggctaacgcagtgagggctcagcgggacatatatgctgctgaggtgaaatccctgcgctgcaagttgcagcagaggataaaggacaagcgacagaggatggatcagcgggccggggacatgcccgcgttcgatggggaggaacgagagcgggtcattctgaagaaacgaccccgaccagagtcgacaccaacAAGGCTGTCCAAGTCaaaaggtccctcctgcagcaagtctcccattcctgcctgcagcacgtctcccattcccgcctgcagcacgtcccccactggctctcacacccattcatccagctcctcagagcctgcatccatccataccgaggcctcgtcaacctcccctcccataaattccccctggttccggggcaggggccggggaaatataatgcgggacataacattcccacggatcatgggtaagtgttttggctatgtgacacatgcagtttctgtaacacatcatgtgttgtcattaaagtactgtttatatttcacagaggattatctgcaaggataccgggagcattatgcaggtatcgacccaccagtgaggctccaggaaaacacagtctccaaactaagcagagtgaagtcgttcctcagtttcatggcacacggtttcaatcgcctgtctgactggctctttttgagggatctcaagaggatacgcgggtggtcccggagcctgatgaagtcaagccttcaggtcacgacctccgacttctacatcaagaatatatcacactttctcaagtacatggccgacacaccgtgcaaggggagcaggctcagccaaaccgacatgattttaatcaaacgggaagtagttgccatcctgaagtccctgaagagaaaagtacttatccaccagatgcaagtgaagcgtgacaagatggaaggtctgccgagccacaacgacctaatgacatgcttgacttcgaccaccactcgcatccctcagctcctggatgtgatggccagcaatccgactaccgcgacccggacactgctctatgggtatatgactcttcattggagctgcatttatggccaccgtccgggggtctactccaacatgaccaacgccgaggtccgaaaggcggatacaactggcactgccttcggctacctggttcatgtgagtgctattaatcaatgtatttattctggcagttatatgcatgattgacattgtattgacactctctatctctgtcataacaggtaagtaaccacaagacggccaacgcgttcggggaggcgcagctgtacctcaccgtagaagaatttggatggatgaagaggtggctggaaattaagggtacgctgacctgcacccagagccgttactttctgtacacagaggggaagaacccgttcaggaagcttgcctactccctgaggttggcatgggctgatgtggggctccgcagtcccattaacttcaccgacctccgcacagtccacgccgataatgcgaagaggtttcaagacaaaggcaaccgccaaagagtgagtgatttcatgtgtcacaacactgcaactgcggacaaattttacgcgaataatccttctttgaaggaggctgcggacattcggttgctcttcacagagtcactgcaagcagcggcggcggcatcgacagcagcagcagcgggaaatgaagacacttttgcgggtattgacatcgacagtgacagctctggagaggagcacagcccggctccctaccaagactccctaccaagacatgtcccgaagagggaccagtcactggccgaacacaacccctcagacatgggtgaagagagggtgccatactctgccccaacttcacccactgttgccagtgatcaacttgtaaatatgcagtgtgttgttgtaatcagtccccttgtaaatacgttatatcctgtttgaatgtatttattactgtcaatattactgtaaataaagtttgttaaaattactaagtcttctgtttttaaatcccactatgggttttcttcctttaagatccccaggggcacgatattctggttctggtggtagcatggaggtgtttagtccgagtgaggagtgctcaagtgtgggatgatttgtaaggtagaagagggtaaaaaaagttaaagtgtgaacctccagcagggcaggtggtgctgtgaagaaggccgactatgggtgccgatgggcagacggcaaagcaccgcaaagtagaccccctttaagtgtagccaggggcacgagcaaaatcctccatggaggttgggtgctgctgctgtgaagaaggccgactatgggtgccgatgggcggacggcaaagcaccgcaaagtagaccccctttaagtgtagccaggggcacgagaaacatcctccatggaggttgggtgctgctgctgtgaggaaggccgactatgggtgctgatgggcggacggtaaagcaccgcaaagtagaccccctttaagtgtagccaggggcacgagcaaaatcctccatggaggttgggtgctgctgctgtgaggaaggccgactatgggtgccgatgggtggacggcaaagcaccgcaaagtagaccccctttaagtgtagccaggggcacgagcaaaatcctccatggaggttgggtgctgctgctgtgaggaaggccgactatgggtgccgatgggcggacggcaaagcaccgcaaagtagaccccctttaagtgtagccaggggcacgagaaacatcctccatggaggttgggtgctgctgctgtgaggaaggccgactatgggtgccgatgggtggacggtaaagcaccgcaaagtagacccccctttaagattcccaggggcacgagattcttgagggtgtgatcatcttggtttagtccgtgggggagtgcttaagttcgggggcccggggacccaaggtgctcgaggttctggaggtacatgggagggatcctggagctccttagtccgtgttttgggggtcttggagcggccacagagaggtgcttttccccggggtatgtcatggaagtctgaaataacctgtttgctcatgtcagggagagatgctggggctgctgcgtccgtgttttgggggtcttggagcggccccgaagaggtggctttgtcggtgtacgtaatgtaagtgtgaactagcctgttttctcaaggcagggagggatcctggagctccttagtccgtgttttgggggtcttggagcggccacagagaggtgcttttccccggggtatgtcatggaagtttgaaataacctgtttgctcatgtcagggagagatgctggggctgctgcgtccttgttttgggggtcttggagcggccccgaagaggtggctttgtcggtgtacctaatgggtaagaaagccagtctacacaggtcgtgaaatgtgattgaaatgtacagagtgctgtacatttcaatcactttgaatgggagtggtgaggtgtggatgaaatggccatatctcccttaaattcacatcaaactcacccagctttcacacactaattcatgggtaacagagccatgtgcaccatgcatttaaagtaatgttagccagctttcagacactaattcgtggggaagaaagtcaccctggtcgggtcgggaaatgtgattgaaatgtacagagtgctgtacatttcaatcactttgaatgggagtcgtgaggtgtggatgaaatggccatatcttccttaaattcacatcaaactcacccagctttcacacactatttcatgggtaataaagccatgtgcacactgtatttaaagggctgcaggaacactttacccgccttttaaacaccttttcctgggtaaacaatccatgtatttccgcctgctttccatcagcacccgccagtcatctccctgtttgaaagggccatatctcccttaaattcacagcaaatttacccatctttcacacactatttcatgggtaataaagccatgtgcacactgtatttaaagggctgcaggaacactttacccgccttttaaacaccttttcctgggtaaacaatccatgtatttccgcctgctttccatcagcacccgccagtcatttcaaacggtttcaaatcgttttttcacttttaaaaagagctttctgccctgtaaatgatttctaatcattattaccgtcatggaggagctgcagggacactttacccgccttttaaacaccttttcctgggtaaacaatccatgtatttccgcctgctttccatcagcacccgccagtcatttcaaacggtttcaaatcgttttttcacttttaaaaagagctttctgccctgtaaatgatttctaatcattattaccgtcatggaggagctgcagggacactttacccgccttttaaacaccttttcctgggtaaacaatccatttatttccgcctgctttccatcagcacccgccagtcatttcaaacggtttcaaatcgttttttcacttttaaaaagagctttctgccctggcaattatatctaatcattattaccgtcatggaggagctgcaggaacactttacccgccttctaaacacttattcctggctaaaacaatcaatgtatttccgccagggtcacagcctgctgctgctgctgctgctgcggcggctgctgctgctgctctccctccctaaattcacatcaaagtcacccagctttcacacactatttcatgggtaataaagccatgtgcacactgtatttaaagtaatgttagccagctttcagacactaattcctggggaagaaagtcaccctggacgggtcatcaaatgtgattgaaatggacagattcctgtacatttcaatcacttttaatgggagtcgtgaggtgtggatgaaatggccatatcttccttaaattcacatcaaagtcacccagctttcacacactatttcatgggtaataaagccatgtgcacactgtatttaaagtaatgttagccagctttcagacactaattcctggggaagaaagtcaccctggacgggtcatcaaatgtgattgaaatggacagattcctgtacatttcaatcacttttaatgggagtcggtgtggatggcctgttgaatccgattttgagcactcttttccccgcataaactagtttaaatcaccgttaaacacttattctgttgatgtctatataaccgacttcccgctatgcattaagtcggttatatggaccctgtacactaggcataccgcggccggtagtaaatgtccaaccattgtaccctctggtccctagggtatgtaagtgtagctgtgtgggtaagtgtagctgtgtgggtatgtaagtgtagctgtgtgggtaagtgtagctgtatgtgtaagtgtagctgtgtgggtaagtgtagctgtgtgggtaagtgtagctgtgtgggtaagtgtagctgtatgtgtaagtgtagctgtgtgggtacgtgtaggtgtgtatgtgtaagtgtagctgtgtgtgtatgtaactgtaccaacgcactcTACATTGTGTGTAGGtatacttgcacaataaaaaaaaacggaaacatgtaacatttgactccaactggggcagatttatttcaaacattttaccaacacactataggcatgtaaaaacaaacattttaccaacgtactatacaataaaatcacactaggtatataaaaacaacaagttttttttttttaaataaacactcgcaaaatgttaaacctacctgaactttatacctacctgaatgttccagtatttaggtcgtgccactccctgaaacagttccttttgacagtgaagcacagagggacctggcacttcctgcagtacacaggtgtcttcacccttttgagtccagcatctaggcacctcctgcagtcCTTCCTGagcttggtggcatcttccccataatactcgggcatgcatgtgagtggtggaggagggggtggtggtggtggaggatgagggggtggtggaggtgcaggatgagggggtggtggaggtgcagggccttcagcaaactccaacaattctgcagcaagctgctccctgaaagtcttctgggtgtgaggcgttgtcctgctggggtcacaccccatctaacaaatgtggaaaaacaaagagattcgattaattcactggcttatacttataggataatattggactataaatgaataattgtatacatgtatacatgtattcactggccattcatttagaaaatgtaactccaaaaaggcaAGTAGTAGTaggagcgggcgtagtttatactacgcaggatcatatctttggaacccattggtcgatttgggtgattgacaccttttctgaaccgttagagccaatagaatcgagtgacagttagtaagtcccgctaaacacttacgtcaagtaaagagaggtttgcgtaaacagcatgtgagacagcattacctccggactgcgaaactttataactactctgctgccatgaatgtaatgatagattatcaggaacaattctaaagtgactaagagacattggattaaccttaaacaacgtttttattcccttgaacaagagctttgatcacaaaacagcaacggtaagacatatttattgttatggttttgaaaattgctgttttttctcttctctgttctggctgctagctcagtaagtttgtgtcctacagtgatgatacttataaccaaataatctgtggagtatcagctttcagatgatatgtagtttgtgcagaaaatattaagttgtaaagatcgtttttgctagttagcaccggaagtagcatctgcccgttttagctaagggctaatgctaacgcttcttgtgagacttgtgttttgtttctgtaaaaatggttcatatagtcagttagctgagattcttgtcgttaatctggtataagacattaataggtttttaaatatttagaTGCCCTGTGGcacagtgttgtgaaaaaaaaaaccagGGTCCCCGGGGACCTTCGGccttaacaggttaacagacctactaaatatcagggttaactgtcaggagtagctagtgttgtcacggTACCAacgttttggtttcgataccaagtcaagaattgcgattccgattatttttcgatacttttcttaaaaaaagggaaacagtcttaaatgtaattattgtgctttatttcacaccagaaccagaacacacacttttaaacaatgagaacaataaataaaataaatgacaagaattcgtattaaataaaattaatccatttctcacagacaggcctcgtggtgtccggaggcttgccctcactgtcagagatatcgctcaaatacttccaCATTTAGCTTCTGgattcttttttgtcaacaagccgaggcgcagcggcagctgcactcccacttgcagccatgcttcttgctttctcacatgctctggtagcgcgtgcacgagagaggggaggcacttgagcgtgcacgagagagggggactgcaggcacggctgcagtgcatggagtggaagcagagcgctgaacacacagctcttattaaacggcgctttctcaccggagtacttttccccgtcattcttaaagtaccgatactaatgaaatggaggaatcgtaacgtttttaacggcagggtatcgcggaaCCTTTCAAGTATCAGTACACCGTGCAccactagtcaggagtcagtgtgtctcccccaaactcacacatatacaattcgatatgaactaaagagccgcatgaaactaggcaaagagccgcgggttggccattGTAGGTAGTCGCTGTAGAGTGGTTTTCTTATGGAGGCGTTCCAGTTGGCGTTGTTGTGCTTTCATTTGGCGCAGTTCGGGGGTGTACCAGGGAGCTGAGTGTGTGAAAGAGACAGTTTTGTTTTGTTGGGGGGCCAGTTCATTAAGACAGGAGGAGAGGGTGGTGTTGTAGTAGTCCACCAGTTGACATGGGTTGTCAGGCAGGGGGAGGGAAGGCGGACATCGTGCAGGTGATGCAGGCTGAG is a window from the Pseudochaenichthys georgianus unplaced genomic scaffold, fPseGeo1.2 scaffold_1067_arrow_ctg1, whole genome shotgun sequence genome containing:
- the LOC139433167 gene encoding uncharacterized protein; translated protein: MLKNTGRMAVRCPICNSSYRALSNHLQRNHGVRNLDERKILLLLANGRTNIRLHPCTILGCEYRGTRLDRHLARDHVELAREELHVFQNQMKMTVAKKELYELRMTNPTIEMITAWAVDTVADDDILSQPPPLSPVNECDNPDCKEWRLEANAVRAQRDIYAAEVKSLRCKLQQRIKDKRQRMDQRAGDMPAFDGEERERVILKKRPRPESTPTRLSKSKGPSCSKSPIPACSTSPIPACSTSPTGSHTHSSSSSEPASIHTEASSTSPPINSPWFRGRGRGNIMRDITFPRIMEDYLQGYREHYAGIDPPVRLQENTVSKLSRVKSFLSFMAHGFNRLSDWLFLRDLKRIRGWSRSLMKCVCTGLVVSGGLPSLSEISLKYFHI